The Dunckerocampus dactyliophorus isolate RoL2022-P2 chromosome 13, RoL_Ddac_1.1, whole genome shotgun sequence genome window below encodes:
- the iah1 gene encoding isoamyl acetate-hydrolyzing esterase 1 homolog, with translation MSEIKMLIWPKVILFGDSITQMSFQVNGWGSGIADKLARKCDVVNRGLSGYNSRWARVVLPRILNSEGSADTIAAVTVFFGANDSALEEKNPQQHVPLHEYSENLKEISRFLATVGVPAGKVIFITPPPVHETAWEKECTLKGCPLNRLNSTAGQYAQACVQAAAQCGVDVLDLWTLMQKDGEDFTVYLSDGLHLSEKGNQFVMRHLWQLLESRVAHLPFILPYWADVDAGSPESSLLH, from the exons ATGTCTGAaatcaaaatgttaatttgGCCTAAAGTTATTTTATTCGGCGATTCCATTACACAG atGTCCTTTCAAGTCAATGGATGGGGTTCAGGCATCGCCGACAAATTAGCAAG GAAGTGTGACGTAGTGAACAGAGGGCTGTCCGGCTACAATTCCAGATGGGCCAGAGTAGTTCTTCCAAGGATCTTGAACAGTGAGGGCTCAGCAGACACCATTGCAGCTGTTACTGTCTTCTTTGGCGCCAATGATTCTGCCCTGGAAG AGAAAAACCCTCAGCAGCATGTTCCTCTGCATGAATACTCTGAGAACCTAAAGGAAATAAGCAGGTTCCTTGCCACAGTGGGGGTGCCTGCAGGAAAAGTAATCTTTATCACCCCTCCTCCTGTTCATGAGACAGCATGGGAGAAAGAGTGTACTCTTAAAG GTTGTCCTCTCAATCGTCTCAACTCGACGGCCGGACAGTACGCTCAGGCTTGTGTCCAGGCAGCTGCTCAGTGTGGTGTTGATGTCCTGGACTTGTGGACACTCATGCAAAAGGATGGAGAG GACTTCACAGTTTACCTGTCAGATGGGCTCCATCTCTCTGAGAAAGGAAACCAGTTCGTGATGCGGCACCTTTGGCAGCTGCTGGAGAGCAGAGTGGCTCATCTTCCTTTTATCCTTCCCTACTGGGCGGACGTGGACGCAGGGAGCCCGGAGAGCAGCCTGCTGCATTGA
- the LOC129192241 gene encoding dnaJ homolog subfamily C member 30, mitochondrial-like encodes MAEVMLRCGRGTLNISPKICNCSRWKPLGKEGEGTICSSSLSSAVLLVDFKRDKIFRADKLIVSRDPFTTPLQCVAHDVSRRNMTSTTVHGHRHGSLRRRPREYPVSFFPQRTAWGHLTLARIYNSNGGREEPLYRSKTGYYDILDVPPSATHAQIKTAYYKQSFIYHPDRNAGSDAATVRFSEISEAYSVLGNKALRKKYDRGLLSQLDLTGTTRPSGKDTSGSAATSQSDRRRSVMGPNGKGGMFDFDEFLRCHYGEQLKRERDIRKRREEILKEQQKTMTERNKNGVMEVGMFLMLVTAVCLFATSK; translated from the coding sequence ATGGCGGAGGTCATGCTTCGTTGTGGAAGAGGCACTTTGAACATTTCACCCAAAATATGCAACTGTTCACGGTGGAAACCTCTTGGGAAGGAAGGGGAAGGTACGATATGTTCATCTTCGTTATCCAGCGCGGTTTTATTAGTGGATTTTAAACGTGACAAAATATTTAGAGCTGATAAGTTGATAGTTTCACGGGACCCTTTCACAACACCTTTGCAGTGTGTTGCCCATGACGTCAGTAGACGTAATATGACTTCCACGACAGTCCACGGACATAGACATGGCTCTCTCAGGCGTAGACCAAGAGAGTATCCCGTGTCTTTCTTTCCACAGCGGACCGCTTGGGGCCACTTGACGCTCGCCAGGATTTACAACAGCAATGGCGGTCGAGAGGAGCCTCTTTACAGAAGCAAAACAGGCTACTATGACATCCTCGACGTACCCCCCAGTGCCACGCATGCTCAGATTAAAACTGCGTACTACAAGCAGTCCTTCATCTACCACCCAGACAGAAACGCCGGCAGTGACGCGGCTACTGTTCGATTCTCGGAGATTAGCGAGGCCTACAGCGTCTTGGGCAACAAGGCACTGCGGAAAAAGTACGACCGCGGCCTGCTGAGCCAGCTCGACCTGACCGGCACTACCAGACCCTCCGGTAAGGACACAAGTGGGAGCGCGGCCACGTCGCAGAGCGACAGACGGCGGTCTGTCATGGGACCCAATGGCAAGGGGGGCATGTTCGACTTCGACGAGTTCCTCCGCTGTCATTACGGCGAGCAGCTGAAAAGAGAAAGAGACATAAGGAAACGACGAGAGGAGATCCTGAAGGAGCAGCAGAAGACGATGACTGAGAGGAACAAGAACGGTGTGATGGAGGTAGGCATGTTTTTGATGCTCGTGACAGCAGTTTGCCTCTTCGCCACCTCCAAGTGA